A genomic window from Polaribacter gangjinensis includes:
- a CDS encoding lipid A deacylase LpxR family protein — MKNFLFLLLVLNAFWIFSQQKFSKEISFINDNDLYVSFVRDRYYTNGMFLNYRYLAENNKESLEKRIFQWQIGHKMYTPNKPNVTSINEHDRPFAGYLYGSFAISNVYKTNKILTTSFDIGMIGENAFGKEIQDFIHKLYGFKLGTGWEYQIKNAIGINFGTEYISYIGKDSSGMYDISWINTANIGTVFTDISTGFYGRIGFKPLQKLANSIAFKTNLNDENTNDVREIESFLFIKPTVRYAIYDATIQGSFLNPGSAVTKELIPVVFNLEIGLKFTANRFHFGYVFNYNTSQSEGLKYTYGNKFGTIAVHYLLH; from the coding sequence ATGAAAAATTTTCTGTTTCTATTATTGGTTTTGAATGCATTTTGGATATTTTCTCAACAAAAATTTTCAAAAGAAATCAGTTTTATCAATGACAACGATTTGTATGTTTCTTTTGTCAGAGATCGATATTATACAAATGGCATGTTTTTAAACTACAGGTATTTAGCAGAAAACAACAAAGAATCTCTAGAAAAAAGAATTTTCCAATGGCAAATTGGTCATAAAATGTACACGCCAAATAAGCCAAATGTGACTTCAATTAATGAACATGACAGACCTTTTGCAGGCTATTTATACGGAAGTTTTGCTATTTCAAATGTTTATAAAACTAACAAAATCCTGACAACTTCTTTTGATATTGGTATGATTGGAGAAAATGCATTTGGTAAAGAAATTCAAGATTTTATTCACAAGTTATATGGTTTTAAATTAGGAACTGGCTGGGAATATCAAATTAAAAATGCAATCGGAATTAATTTTGGCACAGAATACATCTCATATATTGGTAAAGATTCTTCAGGTATGTATGATATTTCATGGATAAATACTGCAAATATAGGAACTGTTTTTACAGATATTTCTACTGGATTTTATGGCAGAATTGGTTTTAAACCTTTGCAAAAATTAGCGAATTCTATTGCTTTTAAAACCAATTTGAATGATGAAAATACGAATGATGTTAGAGAAATTGAATCTTTTCTTTTTATAAAACCAACTGTTAGATATGCAATTTATGATGCAACCATTCAAGGAAGTTTTTTAAATCCTGGAAGTGCAGTAACTAAAGAATTGATTCCTGTTGTATTTAATCTTGAAATTGGACTGAAATTCACCGCAAATAGATTCCATTTTGGATACGTTTTTAATTACAATACAAGTCAATCTGAAGGATTAAAATATACCTATGGAAATAAATTTGGAACAATTGCGGTTCATTATTTATTGCATTAG
- the ppk2 gene encoding polyphosphate kinase 2, which yields MISKETLSAEDFQIIKSNQELLAKIKEKNISYTKVQEALTYNNELRLLQIELVKLQRHISNHNMRVAVIFEGRDAAGKGGNIRRFMEHLNPRSSRLVALNKPTDIEKGQWYFQRYIKELPNPGEIVFFDRSWYNRAVVEPVMGFCSENQYRNFLVQVPEFEHMMYEDGVVIIKFWLSITKEEQLKRFEARKENPLKRWKFSPVDKQGQILWDKYTEFKAEMFSKTHTTYSPWMIIKTNNKKVARLEAMRHVLSQFNYEGKSQAGTVLTPDPNVVMRYFRSNIHQID from the coding sequence ATGATTAGTAAAGAAACGCTGTCTGCAGAAGATTTTCAAATTATAAAAAGTAATCAAGAATTACTTGCCAAAATAAAAGAGAAAAACATTTCTTATACCAAAGTACAAGAAGCTTTAACCTATAACAACGAATTACGGCTTTTACAAATTGAATTGGTAAAATTACAACGCCATATTTCCAACCATAATATGAGAGTTGCTGTTATTTTTGAAGGAAGAGATGCCGCTGGAAAAGGAGGAAATATCAGAAGATTTATGGAGCATCTCAATCCAAGGTCTAGTAGGTTAGTAGCATTGAATAAACCCACTGATATTGAAAAAGGTCAATGGTATTTTCAAAGATATATCAAAGAATTACCCAATCCTGGCGAAATTGTTTTTTTTGACAGAAGTTGGTACAACAGAGCAGTTGTAGAACCAGTTATGGGTTTTTGTTCAGAAAATCAGTACAGGAATTTTTTGGTGCAAGTACCTGAATTTGAGCATATGATGTATGAAGATGGTGTTGTAATTATTAAATTTTGGTTGTCAATAACAAAAGAAGAACAGTTAAAACGCTTTGAAGCTAGAAAAGAAAATCCATTAAAACGTTGGAAATTTAGTCCAGTTGATAAACAAGGTCAAATTTTATGGGATAAATACACAGAATTCAAAGCAGAAATGTTTTCTAAAACTCATACAACTTATAGTCCTTGGATGATTATCAAAACTAATAATAAAAAAGTTGCCAGATTAGAAGCCATGAGACATGTTTTGTCGCAATTTAATTACGAAGGAAAATCGCAGGCAGGTACTGTACTTACTCCAGATCCAAATGTGGTGATGCGTTATTTTCGTTCTAATATTCATCAAATAGATTAG
- the ppk2 gene encoding polyphosphate kinase 2 → MNIHLKEEDLKRLNSKKGFLALLLKEPYNVEKALRYIDYQKKIEKLQAELIRLQTWAINNDERIIIVFQGRDAAGKGGAIRRVTERINPRHMRIVALPKPSKDEESQWYFQRYVEQFPKAGEMVFFDRSWYNRAVVEPVNGFCTQEEYEIFMNQVNDFERMILESGIHLVKIYMSISKTEQAKRFADIKNDPLKQWKMTKLDEKAQELWDQYTAYKNAMFARTNTKISPWKIIRANRKTEARINVINHILKMIPYDKSIEI, encoded by the coding sequence ATGAATATACATCTAAAAGAAGAGGATTTAAAAAGGTTGAATTCCAAAAAAGGGTTTTTAGCATTGCTTTTAAAAGAACCTTATAATGTTGAAAAGGCACTAAGATATATTGATTATCAAAAGAAAATCGAAAAATTACAGGCAGAATTGATTCGCCTTCAAACTTGGGCAATTAATAATGACGAACGAATTATCATTGTATTTCAAGGAAGAGATGCAGCAGGAAAAGGCGGAGCTATTAGACGCGTAACTGAGCGTATCAATCCACGTCACATGCGAATTGTTGCCTTGCCAAAACCATCAAAAGACGAGGAATCTCAATGGTATTTTCAGCGTTATGTAGAGCAATTTCCAAAAGCTGGTGAAATGGTTTTTTTTGACAGAAGTTGGTATAATAGAGCAGTTGTAGAGCCTGTAAACGGATTTTGTACTCAAGAAGAATATGAAATTTTTATGAATCAGGTGAATGATTTTGAACGAATGATTTTAGAATCAGGCATTCATTTGGTTAAAATTTACATGTCAATTTCAAAAACGGAACAAGCAAAACGTTTTGCGGACATCAAAAATGATCCATTAAAACAATGGAAAATGACCAAATTAGATGAAAAAGCACAAGAATTATGGGATCAATACACAGCATATAAAAATGCCATGTTTGCAAGGACGAACACTAAAATCTCACCATGGAAAATAATACGTGCCAATAGAAAAACAGAGGCAAGAATAAACGTAATCAATCATATTTTAAAGATGATTCCTTATGATAAAAGTATTGAGATTTAA